From Nocardia sp. XZ_19_385, the proteins below share one genomic window:
- a CDS encoding DUF4185 domain-containing protein, giving the protein MGLLPEKLDAPVVFGVVLTGLLCMPPPAQAESHPWAPPPVNLCGEIGFDPLLRLPDPSLPPPPPVHIPPKIEIPIIVPEFTPVPVPDPPQDNTRVEQERLPADPCRNPCPDIRDTPKPEESTEPESPETPDTGSSSGSGSNSGSGKFELPRLEIKPEIEPIPIPYEREVPGEQVEAQPAPARVVHPIEPGPVAEPVAAPRVEQVELVNQVTGRGSINRTDMRWQVDGTDLGLMWETKPGEVAVVFGDTFGDGWVTGGAGGPDWRSNVLGFSTDRDLADGLTIDTFVQDSRCHAAEFLSSRKVKNWETTVIPTSGFALGDRQYMSYMSVNRWSRIPGLWSTNYGGIAYSDDGGNTWVKDQHAKWDNVFGRGRFQVAAMVPQGDYVYMFGTPNGRVGMIALARVAKAEVLNKSAYQYWVDGNWAPAAENDASPVVLGLASEISVRYDAAAEQWQMVYLDPGKASIVVRNSATPQGIWTEAAPLVSTADYPKSYGGFIHPWSTTEDLYFMVSAWDSYNVYLMHAKLKPPE; this is encoded by the coding sequence ATGGGATTGCTGCCGGAGAAGCTGGATGCTCCAGTCGTCTTCGGAGTCGTCCTCACCGGACTGCTCTGCATGCCGCCGCCCGCCCAGGCCGAATCGCATCCCTGGGCGCCGCCGCCGGTCAATCTGTGCGGTGAGATCGGCTTCGATCCGCTCTTGCGCCTGCCCGATCCGAGCCTGCCGCCGCCACCGCCGGTCCATATTCCGCCGAAGATCGAGATTCCGATCATCGTCCCCGAGTTCACGCCGGTGCCGGTGCCTGATCCGCCACAGGACAACACCCGGGTCGAACAGGAGCGACTGCCCGCGGATCCGTGCCGCAACCCGTGCCCGGATATCCGGGATACGCCCAAGCCCGAGGAATCGACGGAACCGGAGTCCCCGGAGACCCCGGATACCGGGTCGAGCTCAGGTTCCGGCTCGAATTCCGGCTCGGGCAAGTTCGAGTTGCCCCGGCTCGAGATCAAACCGGAAATCGAACCCATTCCGATCCCGTACGAGCGGGAGGTCCCCGGCGAGCAGGTAGAAGCGCAACCCGCCCCGGCGCGGGTGGTGCATCCCATCGAACCCGGCCCGGTGGCCGAACCCGTCGCCGCGCCGCGGGTCGAGCAGGTGGAGTTGGTCAACCAGGTCACCGGCCGCGGCTCGATCAACCGCACCGACATGCGCTGGCAGGTCGACGGCACCGACCTCGGCCTGATGTGGGAGACCAAGCCGGGTGAGGTCGCCGTGGTCTTCGGCGACACCTTCGGCGACGGCTGGGTCACCGGCGGCGCGGGCGGCCCGGACTGGCGCAGCAACGTGCTCGGATTCAGCACCGACCGCGATCTCGCCGACGGCCTGACCATCGACACCTTCGTGCAGGACAGCCGCTGCCACGCGGCCGAATTCCTGTCCAGCCGCAAGGTCAAGAACTGGGAGACCACGGTCATCCCGACCTCGGGCTTCGCCCTGGGCGATCGCCAGTACATGAGCTACATGTCGGTGAACCGCTGGAGCCGCATCCCCGGCCTGTGGTCCACCAACTACGGCGGCATCGCCTACTCCGACGACGGCGGCAACACCTGGGTCAAGGACCAGCATGCCAAGTGGGACAACGTGTTCGGCCGCGGCCGGTTCCAGGTCGCCGCGATGGTTCCGCAGGGCGACTACGTCTACATGTTCGGCACACCGAACGGCCGCGTCGGCATGATCGCGCTGGCCCGCGTCGCCAAGGCCGAGGTTCTCAACAAGTCGGCCTATCAGTACTGGGTCGACGGCAACTGGGCGCCGGCCGCCGAGAACGACGCCTCCCCGGTGGTTCTCGGCCTCGCCAGTGAGATCTCGGTGCGCTACGACGCGGCCGCGGAGCAGTGGCAGATGGTCTACCTGGATCCGGGCAAGGCCTCGATCGTAGTCCGGAATTCCGCTACGCCCCAGGGCATTTGGACCGAAGCGGCACCGCTGGTCTCCACCGCCGACTATCCGAAGTCCTACGGCGGCTTCATCCATCCCTGGTCCACCACCGAGGACCTCTACTTCATGGTGTCGGCCTGGGACAGCTACAACGTCTACCTGATGCACGCGAAGCTGAAGCCGCCGGAGTGA
- a CDS encoding ABC transporter ATP-binding protein, whose protein sequence is MATVHFDGVTHQYPGAPSPAVDKLELDIADGEFIVLVGPSGCGKSTSLRMLAGLESVEQGRILIGGKDVTGLPPRARDVAMVFQSYALYPNMTVAENMGFALRNMGMSKSDTKVRVVEAAKMLELETLLDRKPAKLSGGQRQRVAMGRAIVRRPQVFCMDEPLSNLDAKLRVSTRSQIAALQKRLGTTTVYVTHDQVEAMTMGHRVAVMLDGKLQQIAAPRELYDNPLNTFVAGFIGSPGMNLLEAPVEDGRAVLNDLRIPVPNNSSRSRIIVGIRPESWEVTTDPDNSLAVDAELLEELGAESFVYSHPITEQWSSRSGKVVARVDRHFQISLGDRLRLRPKLNEIFFFDADTEQRLR, encoded by the coding sequence ATGGCTACAGTGCACTTCGACGGGGTGACGCACCAGTATCCCGGTGCGCCGAGCCCTGCTGTCGACAAACTCGAACTCGACATCGCCGACGGGGAATTCATCGTCCTCGTCGGCCCGTCGGGGTGTGGCAAATCCACCAGTCTGCGCATGCTCGCAGGGCTGGAATCGGTCGAGCAGGGGCGCATCCTGATCGGCGGTAAAGACGTCACGGGGCTGCCCCCTCGGGCCCGTGACGTCGCCATGGTGTTCCAGTCCTACGCGCTCTACCCGAACATGACGGTCGCGGAGAACATGGGCTTCGCGCTGCGCAATATGGGAATGAGCAAGTCCGACACCAAGGTTCGGGTGGTCGAGGCCGCGAAGATGCTGGAGCTCGAAACCCTGCTGGACCGCAAGCCCGCGAAACTCTCGGGCGGCCAGCGCCAGCGCGTCGCCATGGGCCGCGCCATCGTCCGCCGCCCCCAGGTCTTCTGCATGGACGAGCCGCTGTCCAACCTGGACGCCAAACTCCGGGTCAGCACCCGCTCGCAGATCGCGGCCCTGCAGAAACGCTTGGGCACCACCACCGTCTACGTGACCCACGACCAGGTCGAGGCCATGACGATGGGGCACCGCGTCGCGGTGATGCTCGACGGCAAACTGCAGCAGATCGCCGCGCCGCGCGAGCTCTACGACAACCCGCTGAACACCTTCGTCGCGGGCTTCATCGGTTCCCCGGGCATGAACCTGCTCGAAGCTCCCGTCGAAGACGGCCGCGCCGTCCTCAACGATCTGCGGATCCCGGTGCCCAACAACAGCTCCCGGTCCCGCATCATCGTCGGCATCCGCCCGGAATCCTGGGAGGTCACCACCGATCCGGACAACAGCCTGGCCGTCGACGCCGAGCTACTCGAGGAACTCGGCGCCGAGTCGTTCGTCTACAGCCACCCGATCACCGAGCAGTGGTCCAGCCGCTCCGGCAAGGTCGTGGCCCGCGTCGACCGGCACTTCCAGATCTCGCTCGGCGATCGCCTGCGGCTGCGCCCCAAGCTGAACGAGATCTTCTTCTTCGACGCCGACACCGAGCAGCGCCTGCGCTGA
- a CDS encoding carbohydrate ABC transporter permease, with protein sequence MVCVLIIVGVPLFWIFITSFKERPDIYTQPAVYWPHTWRPQNYSDATTTLPYWTFLRNSLIVTGVIAVVKFVLGVLSAYGLVFLRFPGKTFVFLVIIAALMVPNQITVISNYALIAQLGWRNTFQGIIVPLCGVAFGTFLMRNHFLSLPSEVIEAARMDGAGWWRLLTRVVLPMSGPTMVAFAVVTLVNEWNEYLWPFLMADSTEVATLPVGLTLLQNTENTSVTNWGPVMSGTLLTMLPILIVFLLLQRHMIKGLTSGAVKG encoded by the coding sequence ATGGTGTGCGTGCTGATCATCGTGGGTGTGCCCCTGTTCTGGATCTTCATCACCTCGTTCAAGGAACGCCCGGACATCTACACCCAGCCCGCCGTCTATTGGCCGCACACCTGGCGTCCGCAGAACTACAGCGACGCGACGACGACGCTGCCGTACTGGACCTTCCTCCGGAACTCGCTGATCGTCACCGGCGTCATCGCGGTGGTGAAATTCGTGCTCGGGGTGCTCAGCGCGTATGGCCTGGTCTTCCTGCGCTTCCCCGGCAAGACGTTCGTCTTCCTGGTCATCATCGCCGCGCTCATGGTGCCCAACCAGATCACCGTCATCTCCAACTACGCGCTGATCGCCCAGCTCGGCTGGCGAAATACTTTCCAGGGCATCATCGTTCCGCTCTGCGGCGTCGCCTTCGGCACCTTCCTCATGCGCAATCACTTCCTGTCGCTGCCCTCGGAAGTGATCGAGGCGGCGCGCATGGACGGCGCCGGCTGGTGGCGGCTGTTGACCCGGGTGGTGCTGCCCATGTCGGGTCCGACCATGGTGGCGTTCGCGGTGGTCACGCTCGTCAACGAATGGAATGAGTACCTCTGGCCGTTCCTCATGGCCGACAGCACCGAGGTCGCCACGCTGCCGGTGGGTCTGACGCTCTTGCAGAACACCGAGAACACCTCCGTCACCAACTGGGGACCGGTCATGTCGGGGACGCTGCTCACCATGCTGCCGATTCTCATCGTGTTCCTGCTACTGCAACGCCACATGATCAAAGGCCTCACCTCTGGTGCGGTCAAGGGCTGA
- a CDS encoding L,D-transpeptidase, which produces MHAGSHNRSLPRSQSRLSRRLRQGVLLSAAIAAAGALIVAPAQAEPLIPGFPGLGSSATDPAPKVTFAPPSINIADGDTVGVAQPIIINFKDPIAEGDRAAVEKVIKVTSSKTAPGHFTWWGDKQVRFRPNDFWPDNTDVTVEAGETRSAFKIGDAVIATADDASHTMTITRNGEVVKTMPISMGKPKHETPNGIYIVGEQLKKMTMDSSTYGVPITDPEGYKVEVEYATRISNSGIFVHAAPWSVAQQGVSNASHGCLNVSTDNGRWFFENVKKGDPVIVQNTTGGTLNARDGLGDWN; this is translated from the coding sequence ATGCATGCCGGTTCGCACAACAGGTCGCTGCCGAGATCGCAATCCCGGCTCTCCCGTCGGCTCCGGCAGGGCGTCCTATTGTCTGCGGCCATCGCGGCGGCCGGTGCCCTGATCGTCGCTCCGGCTCAGGCCGAGCCGCTGATCCCCGGGTTCCCCGGGCTGGGCTCCTCGGCCACCGATCCGGCCCCGAAGGTCACCTTCGCGCCGCCGAGCATCAATATCGCCGACGGCGACACGGTCGGCGTCGCGCAGCCGATCATCATCAACTTCAAGGACCCGATCGCCGAGGGCGACCGCGCGGCCGTGGAGAAGGTCATCAAGGTGACCTCGTCCAAGACCGCGCCCGGCCACTTCACCTGGTGGGGCGACAAGCAGGTGCGTTTCCGGCCGAACGATTTCTGGCCGGACAACACCGACGTGACCGTGGAGGCGGGCGAGACCCGCAGCGCCTTCAAGATCGGTGACGCGGTGATCGCCACCGCCGACGACGCCAGCCACACCATGACCATCACCCGCAACGGTGAGGTCGTGAAGACCATGCCGATCTCGATGGGCAAGCCCAAGCACGAGACCCCCAACGGCATCTACATCGTCGGCGAGCAGCTGAAGAAGATGACGATGGACTCCTCCACCTACGGTGTGCCGATCACCGATCCCGAGGGCTACAAGGTCGAGGTCGAGTACGCCACCCGGATCTCCAACAGCGGTATCTTCGTGCACGCCGCGCCGTGGTCGGTCGCACAGCAAGGTGTTTCGAACGCCAGCCACGGCTGCCTGAACGTGAGCACCGACAACGGTCGCTGGTTCTTCGAGAACGTGAAGAAGGGCGATCCGGTGATCGTGCAGAACACCACCGGCGGAACCCTCAACGCGCGTGACGGTTTGGGCGACTGGAACTGA
- a CDS encoding carbohydrate ABC transporter permease, with product MRSRPERVLPQPRGKGWRGRPWQDYALFFVLVAPNLALLTLFTYRPLIDNIRLSFTDFNISDQFVTYIGFENYTEWFGRDDSWQIVSNTLIFTVAAVVGSMVLGLALALLLDRKLFGRNVVRSAVFAPFVISGAAIGVAFQFVFDPSFGLIQDVLHKLGVAQVPDFYQDPEWALFMVTVTYIWKNLGYAFVIYLAALQGVRAELMEAAEIDGASRWTTFTKVLLPQLRPTTFFLSITVLLNSLQVFDIINVMTRGGPLGTSTSTMVYQVYQETFVNFRAGYGATVATIMFLVLLLVTLFQVRVMDGGEQ from the coding sequence GTGCGATCCAGACCCGAGCGTGTACTCCCGCAACCCCGAGGTAAGGGGTGGCGCGGGCGGCCGTGGCAGGACTACGCACTGTTCTTCGTGCTGGTAGCCCCGAACCTGGCGCTGCTCACGCTGTTCACATACCGGCCGCTGATCGACAACATCCGGCTCTCCTTCACCGACTTCAATATCTCCGACCAGTTCGTCACCTACATCGGCTTCGAGAACTACACGGAGTGGTTCGGCCGCGACGACTCCTGGCAGATCGTTTCCAACACCCTCATCTTCACCGTGGCCGCCGTGGTCGGATCCATGGTGCTGGGCCTGGCGCTGGCGCTGCTGCTGGACCGGAAGCTGTTCGGCCGCAATGTGGTCCGCTCCGCGGTATTCGCGCCGTTCGTCATCTCCGGCGCCGCGATCGGCGTCGCCTTCCAGTTCGTCTTCGATCCCAGCTTCGGGTTGATCCAGGATGTGCTGCACAAGCTGGGCGTGGCGCAGGTGCCCGATTTCTACCAGGACCCCGAGTGGGCTCTGTTCATGGTGACGGTCACCTATATCTGGAAGAACCTGGGCTACGCCTTCGTCATCTATCTGGCCGCGCTGCAGGGGGTCCGGGCCGAACTGATGGAAGCGGCCGAGATCGACGGAGCCAGCCGGTGGACGACATTCACCAAAGTGCTGCTGCCGCAGCTGCGCCCGACGACATTCTTCCTGTCCATCACGGTGCTGCTGAACTCGCTGCAAGTCTTCGACATCATCAATGTGATGACGCGCGGCGGGCCGCTCGGCACCAGCACCTCCACCATGGTCTACCAGGTGTATCAGGAGACGTTCGTGAACTTCCGCGCCGGTTACGGCGCCACCGTCGCCACCATCATGTTCCTGGTGCTACTGCTGGTGACCCTCTTTCAGGTGCGCGTCATGGATGGGGGTGAGCAGTGA
- a CDS encoding ABC transporter substrate-binding protein, whose translation MPPSQFPHLSRRGFIGLAGAAAAGIALTACAGGGGGKQGGDGKTINWWSNHPGTSKDYELELINRFQAKFPDLKVNLVDAGKNYEEVSQKFNAALSGGDLPDVVVLSDVWWFNYALNGTIEPLDGHFGEAGVKLDDYVDALAADYLFNGKHYALPYARSTPLFYYNKDVWSKAGLPDRGPESWQEFDEWGPRIQSIVGDGKLAHGWGDAKNYFAWTFQGPNWTFGGAYSDKWTLKFTDPNTIKAGQFLRDMVHTKKYAGVKPAIATDFGAGVIASTIASTGDLRGITKNSEGKLEFGTAFLPHPSGPGVTTGGAGLAIPARISDERKVNALKFIEFITNAANTAYFSQNTGYMPVRKSAVNDPSEQEFLTKNPKAKVAIDQLALTKSQDYARVFVPGGDQIIGTGLEQIALQNADPATAFAGVQSQLQAIIDRQITPKLPK comes from the coding sequence ATGCCCCCTTCACAATTCCCCCATCTGTCCAGACGCGGGTTCATCGGCCTGGCCGGCGCGGCCGCCGCCGGCATCGCCCTCACCGCGTGCGCGGGCGGAGGCGGCGGCAAACAGGGCGGGGATGGCAAGACCATCAACTGGTGGTCGAATCACCCGGGCACCTCGAAGGATTACGAGCTCGAGCTGATCAACCGCTTCCAGGCCAAGTTCCCCGATTTGAAGGTGAACCTGGTCGACGCGGGCAAGAACTACGAGGAGGTGTCGCAGAAGTTCAACGCGGCGCTCTCCGGTGGTGACCTGCCGGATGTCGTTGTGCTGTCGGATGTCTGGTGGTTCAACTACGCGCTCAACGGCACCATCGAACCGCTGGACGGGCACTTCGGCGAGGCCGGGGTGAAGCTCGACGACTACGTCGACGCGCTCGCCGCGGACTACCTGTTCAACGGCAAGCATTACGCGCTGCCCTACGCCCGCTCGACGCCGCTGTTCTACTACAACAAGGACGTCTGGTCGAAAGCCGGTCTGCCCGACCGCGGCCCGGAAAGCTGGCAGGAATTCGACGAGTGGGGCCCGAGAATCCAGTCCATCGTCGGCGACGGCAAGCTGGCGCACGGCTGGGGTGACGCGAAAAACTACTTCGCGTGGACCTTCCAAGGACCGAATTGGACCTTCGGTGGCGCGTACTCCGACAAGTGGACTTTGAAGTTCACCGACCCCAACACCATCAAGGCCGGACAGTTCCTGCGGGATATGGTCCACACCAAGAAGTACGCGGGTGTGAAGCCGGCGATCGCGACGGACTTCGGTGCGGGCGTCATCGCCTCCACCATCGCCTCGACCGGCGACCTGCGGGGTATCACGAAGAACTCCGAAGGCAAGCTGGAATTCGGCACCGCGTTCCTGCCGCATCCCAGCGGACCCGGTGTCACCACCGGCGGTGCGGGTCTGGCGATCCCGGCGCGCATCTCCGATGAGCGGAAGGTCAACGCGCTCAAGTTCATCGAGTTCATCACCAACGCCGCGAACACCGCGTACTTCTCGCAGAACACCGGGTACATGCCGGTGCGGAAATCGGCGGTCAACGATCCGAGCGAGCAGGAGTTCTTGACCAAGAACCCCAAGGCCAAGGTCGCCATCGACCAGCTGGCGCTGACCAAATCGCAGGACTACGCCCGTGTCTTCGTCCCCGGCGGTGACCAGATCATCGGCACGGGCCTGGAGCAGATCGCGCTCCAGAACGCCGATCCGGCGACCGCGTTCGCCGGGGTGCAGAGCCAGCTGCAAGCGATCATCGACCGGCAGATCACCCCGAAACTGCCCAAGTAA